One window from the genome of Glycine soja cultivar W05 chromosome 12, ASM419377v2, whole genome shotgun sequence encodes:
- the LOC114380380 gene encoding protein FRA10AC1-like, protein MASFGSLKSTIFEKEERKQQYQSHIRGLNAYDRHKKFMDDYVKFYGKERPSNLKLPIKTDQDTLREGYRFIRSEEDDMNPSWEQRLVKRYYDKLFKEYCLADMSQYKSGKIGLRWRTEKEVISGKGQLICGNKHCNEKDGLASYEVNFCYFEAGENKQALVKLVTCERCAFKLNYKRQKEKELLEKRQEEQDRRKRNRSKSDDDLDDFQESKERRRKGKKALTSASDHKIDDDDDNLDEFLEGMFP, encoded by the exons ATGGCGTCGTTTGGGTCTCTGAAATCCACCATTTtcgaaaaagaagagagaaaaca GCAGTATCAGTCGCATATTCGAGGCCTCAATGCATACGACCGTCACAAAAAATTCATGGACGATTACG TTAAATTTTATGGAAAAGAAAGACCGTCAAACCTAAAGTTGCCTATTAAAACAGATCAAGATACACTAAGAGAAGGATACAG ATTCATCCGGTCAGAGGAAGATGATATGAATCCATCGTGGGAACAAAGGCTGGTGAAGCGTTATTATGACAAGCTTTTTAAGGA ATACTGCCTAGCTGACATGTCACAGTACAAGAGTGGTAAg ATTGGTCTCAGGTGGAGGACAGAGAAGGAAGTCATATCTGGCAAgg GCCAGTTAATATGTGGTAACAAGCATTGCAATGAGAAAGATGGGTTAGCAAGCTATGAG GTGAACTTTTGTTACTTTGAAGCTGGAGAAAACAAACAAGCCCTAGTTAAATTGGTAACATGTGAGAG gtgTGCATTCAAACTCAACTACAAGaggcaaaaagaaaaggagCTGTTAGAAAAAAGACAAGAAGAACAGGATAGACGAAAGAG GAATCGTTCAAAGAGTGATGATGATCTAGATGACTTCCAAGAAAGCAAAGAGAGAAGGCGGAAAG GGAAAAAGGCTTTGACTTCAGCCAGTGATCATAAAATTGATGACGATGATGATAACTTAGATGAGTTTCTTGAGGGGATGTTTCCGTGA